The following are from one region of the Vitis riparia cultivar Riparia Gloire de Montpellier isolate 1030 chromosome 9, EGFV_Vit.rip_1.0, whole genome shotgun sequence genome:
- the LOC117921653 gene encoding LOW QUALITY PROTEIN: receptor-like protein kinase (The sequence of the model RefSeq protein was modified relative to this genomic sequence to represent the inferred CDS: inserted 1 base in 1 codon) produces the protein MLISTRYLPFYSPPNMGVVTVVLSFLLLWNCMCLFPVCGLSSDGKALMALKSKWAVPTFMEESWNASHSSPCSWVGVSCDETHVVVSLNVSGLGISGHLGPEIAYLRHLTSVDFSYNSFSGPIPPEFGNCSLLVDLDLSVNGFVGEIPQNLNSLGKLEYLSFFNNSLTGAVPESLFGIPNLEMLYLNSNKLSGSIPLNVGNATQIIALWLYDNALSGDIPSSIGNCSELEELYLNLNQFFGVLPESVNNLENLVYLDVSNNNLEGKIPLGSGYCKKLDTLVLSMNGFGGEIPPGLGNCTSLSQFAALSNRLSGSIPSSFGLLHKLLLLYLSENHLSGKIPPEIGQCKSLRSLHLYMNQLEGEIPSELGMLNELQDLRLFNNRLTGEIPISIWKIPNLENVLVYNNSLSGELPVEITELKHLKNISLFNNQFSGVIPQRLGINSSLLQLDVTNNKFTGEIPKSICFGKQLSVLNMGLNLLQGSIPSAVGSCSTLRRLILRKNNLTGVLPNFAKNPNLLLLDLSENGINGTIPLSLGNCTNLTSINLSMNRLSGLIPQELGNLNVLQALNLSHNDLGGPLPSQLSNCKNLFKFDVGFNSLNGSFPSSLRSLENLSVLILRENRFTGGIPSFLSELQYLSEIQLGGNFLGGNIPSSIGMLQNLIYSLNISHNRLTGSLPLELGKLIMLERLDISHNNLSGXLSALDGLHSLVVVDVSYNLFNGPLPETLLLFLNSSPSSLQGNPDLCVKCPQTGGLTCIQNRNFRPCEHYSSNRRALGKIEIAWIAFASLLSFLVLVGLVCMFLWYKRTKQEDKITAQEGSSSLLNKVIEATENLKECYIVGKGAHGTVYKASLGPHNQYALKKLVFAGLKGGSMAMVTEIQTVGKIRHRNLVKLEDFWIRKEYGFILYRYMENGSLHDVLHERNPPPILKWDVRYKIAIGTAHGLTYLHYDCDPAIVHRDVKPNNILLDSDMEPHISDFGIAKLLDQSSSLSPSVSVVGTIGYIAPENAFTTTKSKESDVYSFGVVLLELITRKRALDPSFMEETDIVGWVQSIWRNLEEVDKIVDPSLLEEFIDPNIMDQVVCVLLVALRCTQNEASKRPTMRDVVNQLTDANAPARGKNS, from the exons ATGCTGATTTCGACCAGGTATCTTCCGTTCTACTCCCCTCCCAACATGGGAGTTGTTACTGTTGTTCTGTCGTTTTTGTTGTTGTGGAATTGTATGTGTTTGTTTCCTGTGTGTGGTTTGAGCTCTGATGGGAAAGCTCTAATGGCTCTCAAGAGCAAATGGGCAGTGCCCACTTTCATGGAAGAGAGCTGGAACGCCTCTCATTCCAGCCCATGTTCATGGGTTGGAGTTTCATGTGATGAAACCCACGTTGTGGTTTCTCTCAACGTCTCCGGTTTGGGAATATCCGGCCATTTGGGTCCGGAGATTGCATATTTGAGGCACTTGACCAGTGTTGATTTCAGCTACAACAGTTTCTCAGGTCCAATTCCGCCGGAGTTTGGAAATTGTAGTCTTCTGGTGGATTTAGACCTGTCTGTGAATGGTTTTGTTGGTGAAATACCCCAAAACTTGAACAGTTTGGGGAAGTTAGAATATCTGAgcttttttaataattcattgACTGGTGCAGTCCCTGAATCCTTGTTTGGGATTCCGAATTTGGAAATGCTTTACCTGAATTCCAACAAACTCAGTGGTTCAATCCCTTTGAATGTTGGAAATGCTACTCAGATTATAGCCCTATGGTTGTATGATAATGCATTATCAGGCGACATTCCTTCTTCCATTGGAAATTGTAGTGAATTGGAGGAGCTTTACTTGAATCTCAACCAATTTTTCGGGGTTTTGCCTGAAAGTGTAAACAATCTTGAGAACCTAGTTTATTTAGATGTGAGCAATAACAATTTAGAGGGTAAAATTCCTTTGGGTTCAGGCTATTGCAAGAAATTGGATACTTTGGTTCTGTCAATGAATGGTTTTGGTGGCGAAATTCCACCAGGTTTGGGCAACTGTACTAGCTTATCGCAGTTTGCTGCTTTGAGCAATAGGTTATCAGGTAGTATTCCATCTTCCTTTGGACTGCTACATAAGCTCTTGCTTTTGTACCTCTCTGAAAATCATTTGTCGGGAAAGATACCACCTGAGATTGGACAATGCAAGTCCTTGAGAAGCTTGCATTTATACATgaaccaacttgagggggaaaTCCCAAGTGAATTAGGGATGTTGAATGAGTTACAAGACCTCCGTTTATTTAACAACCGGTTAACCGGTGAGATTCCTATTAGTATTTGGAAGATTCCAAACCTCGAGAATGTTCTTGTGTATAATAACAGTCTTTCTGGAGAACTGCCTGTAGAGATAACTGAGCTCAAGCACCTGAAGAACATTTCCTTGTTCAACAATCAGTTCTCTGGAGTCATACCTCAACGTTTGGGGATTAACAGTAGTTTGCTGCAGTTGGATGTTACAAATAATAAGTTCACTGGTGAAATCCCAAAAAGTATTTGCTTTGGAAAACAACTGAGCGTGCTGAATATGGGTCTGAATCTACTTCAAGGTAGTATTCCTTCTGCTGTGGGAAGCTGTTCAACTTTGAGAAGATTGATTCTTAGGAAGAATAATCTGACAGGGGTTCTTCCCAATTTTGCAAAAAATCCTAACCTTTTGTTGTTGGACCTCAGCGAAAATGGCATCAATGGAACAATTCCATTAAGCTTGGGGAACTGTACCAATCTCACCTCCATCAACTTGTCAATGAACAGGCTTTCAGGACTAATACCCCAAGAGCTAGGAAACCTTAATGTTCTTCAGGCTTTGAATCTTTCTCATAATGATTTAGGAGGTCCATTGCCATCTCAACTGTCAAATTGTAagaatttgtttaaatttgatGTGGGGTTTAATTCATTGAATGGTTCATTCCCATCGAGTTTAAGGAGCTTAGAAAATTTGTCAGTTTTGATTTTGAGGGAGAATCGTTTTACTGGGGGTATTCCATCTTTCTTGTCTGAACTACAATATCTTTCAGAGATACAGCTTGGTGGAAATTTTCTGGGAGGAAATATCCCTTCATCGATTGGAATGTTGCAGAATCTAATCTATTCATTGAATATCAGTCATAACAGATTGACAGGTTCACTTCCCTTAGAGCTTGGGAAGTTGATCATGCTAGAGCGATTAGATATATCTCACAACAATCTTTCAG CTCTATCAGCTCTTGATGGACTCCATTCGTTGGTCGTGGTTGATGTTTCATACAATCTTTTCAATGGTCCTCTCCCAGAAACTCtacttttgtttttgaattcaTCTCCTTCATCACTTCAGGGCAATCCTGACCTTTGTGTCAAATGTCCTCAAACTGGTGGCTTAACTTGCATCCAGAATAGGAATTTCAGACCATGTGAGCATTACTCAAGCAACCGGAGAGCCCttggaaaaattgaaattgcaTGGATAGCTTTCGCATCATTGCTCTCATTTCTTGTGCTTGTTGGACTTGTTTGCATGTTTCTCTGgtacaaaagaacaaaacagGAAGACAAGATCACTGCTCAAGAGGGTTCATCTTCTCTACTCAACAAAGTAATAGAAGCTACTGAGAATCTCAAAGAATGCTATATCGTTGGAAAAGGAGCCCATGGAACTGTTTATAAGGCTTCGCTGGGTCCACACAATCAGTATGCCTTAAAGAAACTTGTGTTTGCAGGGCTTAAAGGAGGAAGTATGGCTATGGTTACAGAAATTCAAACAGTTGGAAAGATCAGACACCGGAATTTGGTCAAGTTGGAAGATTTCTGGATAAGAAAGGAATATGGTTTTATCTTGTACAGGTACATGGAAAATGGAAGCCTTCATGATGTTTTACATGAGAGGAATCCCCCACCAATTTTGAAGTGGGATGTTCGCTACAAGATAGCCATTGGAACAGCCCATGGATTAACATATCTGCACTATGACTGTGATCCTGCAATTGTGCATCGAGATGTCAAACCGAATAACATACTTCTAGACTCAGATATGGAGCCTCATATCTCTGATTTTGGTATTGCTAAGCTGCTGGATCAGTCCTCTTCTTTGTCACCATCCGTCTCAGTTGTGGGTACAATTGGATATATTGCACCAG AGAATGCATTTACAACAACAAAGAGCAAAGAGTCTGATGTATATAGCTTTGGGGTTGTCCTGCTTGAACTGATTACCAGAAAAAGGGCTCTAGATCCTTCATTTATGGAGGAAACTGACATTGTGGGGTGGGTTCAGTCTATTTGGAGGAACTTGGAAGAAGTTGATAAGATTGTTGACCCAAGCCTTCTGGAGGAATTTATAGATCCAAATATCATGGACCAAGTGGTTTGTGTGCTTTTAGTGGCTTTAAGATGTACGCAAAATGAGGCAAGCAAAAGGCCTACAATGAGAGATGTTGTTAATCAGTTAACAGATGCAAACGCTCCTGCCAGAGGCAAAAACAGCTAG
- the LOC117921654 gene encoding exocyst complex component EXO84B isoform X2, producing MFSRPIILMLILICSPSARSTRSTSKEISDLEGELLSIRNLLSTQSGLIHGLAEGVNIDSLSITVSESSTPNGLSNSEDREPSDLEKWLIEFPDLLDVLLAERRVDEALEALDEGERVAAEAIEMKTLSPDTLTSLQTAITERRQKLADQLAEAACQPSTRGNELRAAISALKKLGDGPRAHTLLLNAHYQRFQYNMQSLRPSSTSYGGAYTAALSQLVFSAIAQAASDSLAIFGKETSYTSELVMWATKQSEAFALLVKRHALASSAAAGGLRAAAECVQIALGHCSLLEARGLALCPVLLKLFRPSVEQALDANLKRIEESTAALAAADDWVLTYPPTGTRQSGRPSSMSLGNTTAFHHRLSSSAHRFNLMVQDFFEDVGPLLSMQLGGQTLEGLFQVFNSYVNLLIKALPGSMEEEANFEGTGNKIVRMAETEEQQIALLANASSLADELLPRAAMKLSPLNQANFKDDPRRRPSDRQNRHPEQREWKRRLVSTVDRLKDSFCQQHALDLIFTEEGDSNLSADMYINMEGNVDELEWFPSPIFQELFTKLNRMASIAADMFVGRERYATLLLMRLTETVIIWLSEDQSFWDDIEEGPRPLGPLGLQQFYLDMKFVICFASQGRYLSRNLNRVVNEIISKAMAAFASTGMDPYSVLPEDEWFTDICQEAMERLSGKPKAINGDRDPNSPTASVSAQSISSVRSHGST from the exons ATGTTTTCAAGACCGATCATTTTGATGCTGATTCTTATCTGCAGTCCAAGTGCTCGCTCAACGAGAAG CACATCAAAAGAGATATCAGATTTAGAGGGAGAGCTTTTATCCATCAGAAACCTGCTATCTACTCAGTCAGGCTTAATTCATGGTTTAGCTGAAGGAGTGAACATTGATTCTTTATCTATCACTGTTTCTGAAAGTTCTACTCCAAATGGATTATCTAATTCTGAAGATAGAGAACCTTCGGACCTGGAGAAATGGTTAATAGAGTTCCCTGATCTCCTAGACGTTTTATTAGCTGAGAGGAGAGTGGATGAAGCTCTGGAGGCCCTGGATGAAGGAGAGCGTGTAGCTGCTGAAGCAATAGAAATGAAAACATTGAGCCCTGATACACTTACATCTTTACAAACTGCTATAACTGAACGTAGGCAAAAATTAGCTGACCAGCTTGCTGAAGCTGCTTGCCAACCCTCTACCCGTGGTAATGAGCTTCGTGCAGCTATTTCAGCTCTTAAAAAACTTGGGGATGGCCCTCGTGCTCATACTTTGCTGCTCAACGCACATTATCAAAGATTTCAGTATAACATGCAAAGCCTTCGCCCATCAAGCACCTCCTATGGAGGAGCATATACTGCTGCTCTCTCACAGCTGGTGTTTTCTGCCATTGCTCAAGCAGCTAGCGACTCTTTGGCTATATTTGGTAAGGAGACATCCTATACATCTGAGCTTGTGATGTGGGCTACAAAACAATCTGAGGCTTTTGCGCTTCTTGTTAAAAGACATGCATTAGCTTCATCAGCAGCTGCTGGAGGTTTACGAGCTGCTGCAGAGTGTGTTCAAATAGCTCTAGGGCATTGCTCTTTGTTGGAAGCCCGTGGTTTGGCACTTTGCCCTGTGCTATTGAAACTCTTTAGGCCTAGTGTTGAACAAGCACTAGATGCTAACCTAAAACGGATTGAAGAGAGTACTGCTGCTCTAGCTGCTGCTGATGATTGGGTACTTACATATCCTCCAACTGGTACACGCCAATCTGGCAGGCCTTCTAGTATGTCTCTTGGTAACACAACAGCATTCCACCATAGACTTTCAAGTAGTGCTCATCGGTTTAATTTGATGGTCCAG GATTTCTTTGAGGATGTAGGTCCACTCTTAAGCATGCAGTTAGGAGGTCAAACACTTGAAGGCTTGTTCCAGGTGTTTAATTCATATGTGAATTTGCTCATAAAAGCACTCCCAGGatccatggaagaagaagcaaaTTTTGAAGGTACTGGAAATAAAATTGTCCGAATGGCTGAGACTGAAGAGCAGCAGATTGCATTGCTAGCAAATGCATCATCATTAGCAGATGAGTTGCTTCCACGAGCAGCCATGAAACTTTCTCCATTGAACCAGGCAAATTTTAAGGATGATCCTCGTAGAAGACCTTCTGATAGGCAAAATCGACATCCTGAGCAAAGAGAATGGAAGAGGCGACTTGTAAGCACAGTTGATAGGTTGAAAGATAGTTTTTGTCAACAACATGCTCTTGATCTCATTTTTACGGAGGAAGGTGATAGTAATCTTAGTGCAGACATGTACATAAATATGGAAGGAAATGTGGATGAGCTAGAATGGTTTCCATCCCCCATATTCCAG GAACTTTTTACAAAGCTGAACAGGATGGCCAGCATAGCAGCAGACATGTTTGTAGGCAGGGAAAGATATGCTACATTGCTATTAATGCGACTCACTGAAACTGTCATTATATGGCTTTCTGAAGACCAAAGCTTTTGGGATGATATTGAGGAAGGGCCGAGGCCTTTAGGTCCTCTTGGTCTTCAACAG TTCTATTTGGACATGAAGTTCGTCATCTGCTTTGCTTCACAAGGTCGCTACTTATCACGGAATTTGAACCGAGTGGTCAATGAGATCATATCTAAAGCTATGGCTGCATTTGCTTCAACAGGGATGGATCCATACAG TGTACTTCCGGAAGATGAGTGGTTTACTGATATATGTCAAGAAGCAATGGAAAGATTGAGTGGAAAACCAAAAGCCATCAATGGAGATCGGGATCCCAACAGCCCAACGGCCTCAGTCTCAGCACAATCAATCTCATCGGTCCGATCTCATGGGAGCACCTAA
- the LOC117921654 gene encoding exocyst complex component EXO84B isoform X1 has product MTSVKSSRSRTVAAPRENGGAKFEENLNVFKTDHFDADSYLQSKCSLNEKEIRQLCSYLLDLKKASAEEMRRSVYANYAAFIRTSKEISDLEGELLSIRNLLSTQSGLIHGLAEGVNIDSLSITVSESSTPNGLSNSEDREPSDLEKWLIEFPDLLDVLLAERRVDEALEALDEGERVAAEAIEMKTLSPDTLTSLQTAITERRQKLADQLAEAACQPSTRGNELRAAISALKKLGDGPRAHTLLLNAHYQRFQYNMQSLRPSSTSYGGAYTAALSQLVFSAIAQAASDSLAIFGKETSYTSELVMWATKQSEAFALLVKRHALASSAAAGGLRAAAECVQIALGHCSLLEARGLALCPVLLKLFRPSVEQALDANLKRIEESTAALAAADDWVLTYPPTGTRQSGRPSSMSLGNTTAFHHRLSSSAHRFNLMVQDFFEDVGPLLSMQLGGQTLEGLFQVFNSYVNLLIKALPGSMEEEANFEGTGNKIVRMAETEEQQIALLANASSLADELLPRAAMKLSPLNQANFKDDPRRRPSDRQNRHPEQREWKRRLVSTVDRLKDSFCQQHALDLIFTEEGDSNLSADMYINMEGNVDELEWFPSPIFQELFTKLNRMASIAADMFVGRERYATLLLMRLTETVIIWLSEDQSFWDDIEEGPRPLGPLGLQQFYLDMKFVICFASQGRYLSRNLNRVVNEIISKAMAAFASTGMDPYSVLPEDEWFTDICQEAMERLSGKPKAINGDRDPNSPTASVSAQSISSVRSHGST; this is encoded by the exons ATGACTTCAGTCAAGTCGTCTCGCTCCAGAACCGTTGCTGCCCCGCGGGAGAACGGCGGCGCGAAGTTCGAGGAGAATCTGAATGTTTTCAAGACCGATCATTTTGATGCTGATTCTTATCTGCAGTCCAAGTGCTCGCTCAACGAGAAG GAGATAAGGCAATTATGCTCATATCTATTGGATTTGAAAAAAGCTTCTGCGGAGGAAATGCGTAGAAGTGTCTATGCTAATTATGCAGCCTTCATTCG CACATCAAAAGAGATATCAGATTTAGAGGGAGAGCTTTTATCCATCAGAAACCTGCTATCTACTCAGTCAGGCTTAATTCATGGTTTAGCTGAAGGAGTGAACATTGATTCTTTATCTATCACTGTTTCTGAAAGTTCTACTCCAAATGGATTATCTAATTCTGAAGATAGAGAACCTTCGGACCTGGAGAAATGGTTAATAGAGTTCCCTGATCTCCTAGACGTTTTATTAGCTGAGAGGAGAGTGGATGAAGCTCTGGAGGCCCTGGATGAAGGAGAGCGTGTAGCTGCTGAAGCAATAGAAATGAAAACATTGAGCCCTGATACACTTACATCTTTACAAACTGCTATAACTGAACGTAGGCAAAAATTAGCTGACCAGCTTGCTGAAGCTGCTTGCCAACCCTCTACCCGTGGTAATGAGCTTCGTGCAGCTATTTCAGCTCTTAAAAAACTTGGGGATGGCCCTCGTGCTCATACTTTGCTGCTCAACGCACATTATCAAAGATTTCAGTATAACATGCAAAGCCTTCGCCCATCAAGCACCTCCTATGGAGGAGCATATACTGCTGCTCTCTCACAGCTGGTGTTTTCTGCCATTGCTCAAGCAGCTAGCGACTCTTTGGCTATATTTGGTAAGGAGACATCCTATACATCTGAGCTTGTGATGTGGGCTACAAAACAATCTGAGGCTTTTGCGCTTCTTGTTAAAAGACATGCATTAGCTTCATCAGCAGCTGCTGGAGGTTTACGAGCTGCTGCAGAGTGTGTTCAAATAGCTCTAGGGCATTGCTCTTTGTTGGAAGCCCGTGGTTTGGCACTTTGCCCTGTGCTATTGAAACTCTTTAGGCCTAGTGTTGAACAAGCACTAGATGCTAACCTAAAACGGATTGAAGAGAGTACTGCTGCTCTAGCTGCTGCTGATGATTGGGTACTTACATATCCTCCAACTGGTACACGCCAATCTGGCAGGCCTTCTAGTATGTCTCTTGGTAACACAACAGCATTCCACCATAGACTTTCAAGTAGTGCTCATCGGTTTAATTTGATGGTCCAG GATTTCTTTGAGGATGTAGGTCCACTCTTAAGCATGCAGTTAGGAGGTCAAACACTTGAAGGCTTGTTCCAGGTGTTTAATTCATATGTGAATTTGCTCATAAAAGCACTCCCAGGatccatggaagaagaagcaaaTTTTGAAGGTACTGGAAATAAAATTGTCCGAATGGCTGAGACTGAAGAGCAGCAGATTGCATTGCTAGCAAATGCATCATCATTAGCAGATGAGTTGCTTCCACGAGCAGCCATGAAACTTTCTCCATTGAACCAGGCAAATTTTAAGGATGATCCTCGTAGAAGACCTTCTGATAGGCAAAATCGACATCCTGAGCAAAGAGAATGGAAGAGGCGACTTGTAAGCACAGTTGATAGGTTGAAAGATAGTTTTTGTCAACAACATGCTCTTGATCTCATTTTTACGGAGGAAGGTGATAGTAATCTTAGTGCAGACATGTACATAAATATGGAAGGAAATGTGGATGAGCTAGAATGGTTTCCATCCCCCATATTCCAG GAACTTTTTACAAAGCTGAACAGGATGGCCAGCATAGCAGCAGACATGTTTGTAGGCAGGGAAAGATATGCTACATTGCTATTAATGCGACTCACTGAAACTGTCATTATATGGCTTTCTGAAGACCAAAGCTTTTGGGATGATATTGAGGAAGGGCCGAGGCCTTTAGGTCCTCTTGGTCTTCAACAG TTCTATTTGGACATGAAGTTCGTCATCTGCTTTGCTTCACAAGGTCGCTACTTATCACGGAATTTGAACCGAGTGGTCAATGAGATCATATCTAAAGCTATGGCTGCATTTGCTTCAACAGGGATGGATCCATACAG TGTACTTCCGGAAGATGAGTGGTTTACTGATATATGTCAAGAAGCAATGGAAAGATTGAGTGGAAAACCAAAAGCCATCAATGGAGATCGGGATCCCAACAGCCCAACGGCCTCAGTCTCAGCACAATCAATCTCATCGGTCCGATCTCATGGGAGCACCTAA
- the LOC117922753 gene encoding ATP synthase subunit epsilon, mitochondrial, producing MASAVGSGAAVPFWRAAGMTYISYSNICANMVRNCLKEPFKSEALTREKVHFSISKWDNGVPQKPTIRSDTPEED from the exons atggcGTCGGCAGTGGGATCAGGTGCGGCGGTGCCGTTCTGGAGAGCAGCGGGGATGACGTACATATCCTACTCGAACATCTGCGCGAATATGGTGAGGAACTGCCTCAAGGAGCCGTTCAAATCCGAAGCCCTCACTCGCGAGAAGGTTCATTTCTCCATTTCCAAATGGGATAATGGCGTTCCCCAGAAGCCCA CCATCCGTTCAGACACACCTGAAGAGGATTAA